Proteins found in one Micropterus dolomieu isolate WLL.071019.BEF.003 ecotype Adirondacks linkage group LG10, ASM2129224v1, whole genome shotgun sequence genomic segment:
- the LOC123978058 gene encoding alpha-1,6-mannosyl-glycoprotein 2-beta-N-acetylglucosaminyltransferase codes for MRFRLLKKNLLALLGVSLIVVTLLFSTRVFLISDDDDTSGSSPAGRGGQDTHCGDTVKFNFGSLPALGLSVFNANYKQCVHNADKFPGEPQLVLVVQVHNRPEYLRLLIKSLQKAAEVHSFLLIFSHDYISEEINAIVQGITFCKVLQIYFPFSTQLYPSEFPGQDPRDCPRDISKDNALKTGCLNAEHPDSYGHYREAFITQTKHHWWWKLHFVWERVQAMQGYSGFAIFLEEDNYILPDFFHFYKSMIAFRTSSCPDCDMLALGNHNSLTEFSRLSNKVLTTGWMSTKHNIGMAISREVYYKLMGCNDEFCTYDDYNWDWTLQHLSGACISKPLKVLVAQGSRVLHTGDCGLHQKENCRPEWASQRVEEGLQVAKDGLFPPSLVLSGAEAVEHKAHMKNGGWGDIRDHILCKNYAKRL; via the coding sequence ATGAGGTTCCGGCTTCTCAAAAAGAATTTGCTCGCGCTGTTGGGGGTTTCCTTAATAGTGGTGACTCTCCTGTTTTCAACGCGCGTGTTTTTAATTTCCGATGATGATGATACAAGTGGATCTAGTCCCGCCGGGCGCGGAGGTCAGGACACGCATTGTGGTGACACGGTGAAGTTTAACTTCGGTTCGCTGCCAGCATTGGGTCTGTCCGTTTTCAATGCCAATTACAAGCAGTGTGTCCATAATGCGGATAAGTTTCCTGGAGAGCCCCAACTGGTGCTGGTTGTGCAGGTTCACAACAGGCCTGAATACCTCAGACTGCTCATCAAGTCACTGCAGAAAGCTGCTGAGGTCCACAGCTTCCTCCTCATCTTTAGCCATGACTATATTTCAGAGGAAATAAACGCCATTGTGCAAGGGATAACTTTCTGCAAAGTATTGCAAATTTATTTCCCTTTCAGCACTCAGCTGTATCCCAGTGAGTTTCCTGGACAGGATCCACGAGACTGCCCTCGAGACATATCCAAGGACAACGCTCTAAAAACAGGATGCCTCAATGCAGAACACCCTGACTCCTATGGACACTACAGGGAGGCCTTCATTACTCAAACCAAACACCACTGGTGGTGGAAATTGCACTTTGTGTGGGAGCGAGTGCAGGCAATGCAGGGCTACAGCGGTTTTGCAATCTTTCTGGAGGAGGATAACTACATCTTACCTGACTTTTTCCATTTCTATAAATCAATGATAGCGTTCAGGACGAGCAGCTGTCCAGATTGTGACATGCTGGCTTTGGGTAACCATAACAGCCTGACTGAGTTTTCCAGACTGTCCAACAAGGTGTTGACCACTGGGTGGATGTCTACTAAACACAACATAGGCATGGCCATCTCCAGGGAGGTGTACTACAAGCTGATGGGCTGCAACGACGAATTCTGCACCTATGATGACTACAACTGGGACTGGACTCTGCAGCACCTCTCTGGAGCCTGCATATCAAAGCCCCTCAAAGTGCTTGTGGCGCAGGGCTCCAGGGTTCTCCACACAGGAGACTGTGGCCTTCACCAGAAGGAAAACTGCAGGCCAGAGTGGGCCTCGCAGAGGGTTGAGGAGGGCCTTCAAGTGGCCAAGGACGGCCTGTTTCCCCCATCTCTTGTCCTCAGTGGTGCAGAAGCAGTGGAGCACAAAGCACACATGAAGAACGGAGGATGGGGAGACATTCGAGACCATATTCTATGCAAGAACTACGCCAAACGTCTTTGA